A genomic stretch from Engraulis encrasicolus isolate BLACKSEA-1 chromosome 10, IST_EnEncr_1.0, whole genome shotgun sequence includes:
- the LOC134456177 gene encoding NAD(P)H dehydrogenase [quinone] 1-like isoform X1, which produces MAGKNVLIVYAHQSAGSFNAAAKDAAVELLTAQGCKVVVSDLYAMGFKATATKEDITGELKNAEHFRYGEETKVAWEENRLSADLVEEHKKVAEADLVIFQFPMYWFSMPAIMKGWIDRVLTQGFAYTPEKRYSQGPFKEKLAMLSFTTGSQESMFNSNGINGDMNVTLWPIQNGILYYCGFQVLAPQIFWAPPHITAEGRSSVLEGWRKRLLGLLSEPPLSFTPSDSFDTSSGFQLKSEVKEKQAEAEYGLTVGHHLGKPLPPNNQFRPTLCLGSA; this is translated from the exons ATGG CAGGTAAGAACGTGTTGATTGTGTATGCCCACCAAAGTGCTGGCTCCTTCAATGCAGCTGCCAAGGATGCTGCAGTGGAGCTGCTGACTGCCCAGGGCTGCAAGGTGGTCGTGTCAGACCTGTATGCCATGGGCTTTAAAGCCACAGCCACCAAAGAAGACATTACTG GTGAGCTGAAGAATGCTGAGCACTTCCGGTATGGAGAGGAGACCAAGGTGGCCTGGGAGGAAAACCGCCTGAGTGCCGATCTGGTGGAAGAGCACAAGAAGGTGGCAGAGGCTGATCTCGTTATCTTCCAG TTTCCGATGTACTGGTTCTCCATGCCAGCCATCATGAAGGGTTGGATTGATCGTGTCCTCACACAAGGCTTTGCCTACACACCGGAGAAACGCTACAGTCAGGGACCCTTCAAG GAGAAGCTTGCTATGCTGTCTTTCACCACTGGCTCCCAAGAGTCCATGTTCAACTCTAATGGAATCAATGGGGATATGAATGTCACCCTGTGGCCAATTCAG AATGGCATCCTCTACTACTGTGGCTTCCAGGTCCTGGCCCCACAGATCTTCTGGGCCCCGCCGCACATCACGGCCGAGGGCCGCAGCAGCGTGTTGGAGGGCTGGCGCAAACGCCTCCTCGGCCTGCTGAGTGAGCCGCCGCTGTCCTTCACGCCCTCGGACAGCTTCGACACCAGCAGCGGCTTCCAGCTCAAGAGTGAGGTGAAGGAGAAGCAGGCAGAGGCTGAATACGGCCTGACCGTGGGCCACCATCTTGGAAAACCCCTTCCTCCCAACAACCAGTTCAGGCCCACCCTGTGTCTCGGCTCAGCATGA
- the LOC134456177 gene encoding NAD(P)H dehydrogenase [quinone] 1-like isoform X2 — MGKNVLIVYAHQSAGSFNAAAKDAAVELLTAQGCKVVVSDLYAMGFKATATKEDITGELKNAEHFRYGEETKVAWEENRLSADLVEEHKKVAEADLVIFQFPMYWFSMPAIMKGWIDRVLTQGFAYTPEKRYSQGPFKEKLAMLSFTTGSQESMFNSNGINGDMNVTLWPIQNGILYYCGFQVLAPQIFWAPPHITAEGRSSVLEGWRKRLLGLLSEPPLSFTPSDSFDTSSGFQLKSEVKEKQAEAEYGLTVGHHLGKPLPPNNQFRPTLCLGSA; from the exons ATGG GTAAGAACGTGTTGATTGTGTATGCCCACCAAAGTGCTGGCTCCTTCAATGCAGCTGCCAAGGATGCTGCAGTGGAGCTGCTGACTGCCCAGGGCTGCAAGGTGGTCGTGTCAGACCTGTATGCCATGGGCTTTAAAGCCACAGCCACCAAAGAAGACATTACTG GTGAGCTGAAGAATGCTGAGCACTTCCGGTATGGAGAGGAGACCAAGGTGGCCTGGGAGGAAAACCGCCTGAGTGCCGATCTGGTGGAAGAGCACAAGAAGGTGGCAGAGGCTGATCTCGTTATCTTCCAG TTTCCGATGTACTGGTTCTCCATGCCAGCCATCATGAAGGGTTGGATTGATCGTGTCCTCACACAAGGCTTTGCCTACACACCGGAGAAACGCTACAGTCAGGGACCCTTCAAG GAGAAGCTTGCTATGCTGTCTTTCACCACTGGCTCCCAAGAGTCCATGTTCAACTCTAATGGAATCAATGGGGATATGAATGTCACCCTGTGGCCAATTCAG AATGGCATCCTCTACTACTGTGGCTTCCAGGTCCTGGCCCCACAGATCTTCTGGGCCCCGCCGCACATCACGGCCGAGGGCCGCAGCAGCGTGTTGGAGGGCTGGCGCAAACGCCTCCTCGGCCTGCTGAGTGAGCCGCCGCTGTCCTTCACGCCCTCGGACAGCTTCGACACCAGCAGCGGCTTCCAGCTCAAGAGTGAGGTGAAGGAGAAGCAGGCAGAGGCTGAATACGGCCTGACCGTGGGCCACCATCTTGGAAAACCCCTTCCTCCCAACAACCAGTTCAGGCCCACCCTGTGTCTCGGCTCAGCATGA